The following proteins are co-located in the Acidobacteriota bacterium genome:
- a CDS encoding c-type cytochrome, translating to MRQRSTIVLGGALLAAALVTHAGVRGQGGPGAPPYAPEQSMTMLRVEPGFRIELVASEPDVQSPVAMDVDEDGRIWVVEMPGYPLDVSPSGRVKLLEDTDGDGRVDKSTLFADNLVLPSGVMRYKRGILVTSPPDLIYLEDVDGDGKADTREVILTGFARTNPQHAVNHPVFGLDNWIYLAHSGGSEPVIYRDLFGDKGTDLRFAAMPAGKALDAKGRGVRLKPDSHLMEGLSSRTQYGNAFDAYGHYFAHNNSIHQRHETIAARYLERNPHLLLPSAMADISDHGNNNIMPITHGARFDLLTEAGQFTSACALTVYGGGAFPEGYEGTTFIAEPVHNLVHRDVLTPTGSTFVASRARTDMEFLASQDAWFRPVNLYVGPDAGLYVVDYYRPYIEHPEWASSDLQRNPGVLSTGKDRGRIYRIVSADAPADRRAQLKPTLGSATDAQLVATLAHPNQWQRRTAQRLLVHGRKRGAVPALNAMAANRPSPVARLHALWTLEGLDRLEAAPVLAALADADPGIRENAIVLAERWLSKPDVAQALLAHVDDPNPRVRFQLLATLGSLSTPASLAAQEQLLLRDIEDEWVQVAALSASSDRAAAYFARAVAPGSPFTAAESPGRARFFDRLGGVLAARQRADELTTAIAAVNDAAATGEWWRASLLEGIARGVTSADRRALAGSQVTLLAMATGDRPRLRRAAVTLLTAAGVEAGPATTTALATATRVAKDAKATADARVDAIALLALVNPAASQSLFEAVIGPGEPDAVQVAGVSALGRIPGAETPAFLLAHWPAMSTAVRTRAATVILARREGSVAMLDALQQGTVKRWMLNFGHTRSLIMHRDESIRARARTVLEEAPEARAARLERYAAALGGRGEAARGEAVFVTHCAMCHQVDGRNGVEIGPDLSTVRHQPMPVLLANILEPNRSIAQHYETYAVERTSGDPLVGVIGEQSPTSITFRQGPGVTTTVRRADIRTMSVVPQSIMPESFAEQISPEEMADLLVFLTSSPRQVPAPATPVSAGAALPDAATATPAAIAAALLDDTRDRQARDTLARDAAPRASAVVQALVAGLPDNDETEEYRRIPWIWRVAVAAGRAVNEPALIALMDASMPVVGEPLRDWQAVVLGGGVVMGLSQAGTWPGDVMAPWLARNATRAARWQRSLDLAVAMVDEARVRNGTRYDAQRMLAVLPWERAGGQLTRYLSKEVDAELQMGAIAGLADMQDARAADALAAHMAEYTERNRAIAIDGLLKTDAGRTRLKTGLTSGTVSSAWLTPEQRAKLER from the coding sequence ATGCGACAGAGATCGACGATCGTTCTGGGCGGTGCGCTGCTGGCGGCTGCCCTCGTGACACACGCGGGCGTGCGTGGACAAGGCGGGCCCGGCGCTCCTCCGTACGCGCCCGAGCAGTCCATGACGATGCTGCGCGTGGAGCCGGGGTTCCGCATCGAGCTCGTCGCAAGCGAACCCGACGTGCAGAGTCCCGTGGCCATGGACGTGGACGAGGACGGCCGCATCTGGGTCGTGGAGATGCCGGGCTATCCGCTGGACGTCAGCCCGAGCGGCCGCGTGAAGCTCCTCGAAGACACCGACGGCGACGGGCGTGTCGACAAGAGCACGCTCTTTGCCGACAACCTCGTGCTGCCGAGCGGCGTGATGCGCTACAAGCGCGGCATCCTCGTCACGAGTCCGCCGGATCTGATCTATCTCGAGGACGTCGACGGCGACGGCAAGGCCGACACGCGTGAGGTGATCCTGACCGGTTTCGCGCGCACCAACCCGCAGCACGCGGTGAACCATCCGGTGTTCGGCCTCGACAACTGGATCTACCTCGCACACTCGGGCGGATCGGAACCCGTCATCTACAGGGACCTGTTCGGAGACAAGGGCACGGACCTGCGGTTCGCGGCGATGCCCGCAGGCAAGGCACTCGACGCGAAGGGACGCGGCGTGCGGCTCAAGCCGGACTCGCACCTGATGGAAGGCCTGTCGAGCCGCACGCAGTACGGCAACGCGTTCGACGCGTACGGCCACTACTTCGCGCACAACAACTCGATTCACCAGCGGCACGAGACGATCGCCGCGCGCTATCTCGAACGCAACCCGCACCTGCTGCTGCCGAGCGCGATGGCCGACATCTCGGACCACGGCAACAACAACATCATGCCCATCACGCACGGCGCGCGCTTCGACCTGCTCACCGAGGCCGGCCAGTTCACGTCGGCGTGCGCGCTCACCGTGTACGGCGGTGGGGCGTTCCCCGAGGGCTACGAGGGCACTACGTTCATCGCCGAACCGGTCCACAACCTCGTTCATCGCGACGTGCTCACGCCGACGGGCTCGACGTTCGTTGCAAGCCGCGCACGGACGGACATGGAGTTCCTCGCGTCGCAGGACGCGTGGTTCCGGCCCGTCAACCTGTATGTCGGTCCCGACGCGGGGCTGTATGTGGTCGACTACTACAGACCCTACATCGAACATCCGGAGTGGGCGTCGAGCGACCTGCAGCGCAACCCCGGCGTCCTCTCCACCGGCAAGGATCGCGGACGCATCTACCGCATCGTCTCGGCTGACGCACCGGCAGACAGGCGCGCGCAGTTGAAGCCCACGCTCGGATCCGCCACCGATGCGCAGCTCGTCGCCACGCTCGCACACCCCAACCAGTGGCAGCGACGCACGGCGCAGCGACTCCTCGTTCACGGACGCAAGCGGGGCGCGGTGCCCGCGCTCAACGCGATGGCCGCGAACCGGCCGTCCCCGGTCGCGCGCCTGCACGCACTCTGGACGCTCGAAGGCCTCGACAGGCTGGAGGCCGCCCCCGTCCTCGCGGCGCTCGCCGACGCCGATCCCGGCATTCGCGAGAACGCCATCGTGCTCGCCGAACGCTGGCTTTCGAAGCCCGACGTCGCGCAGGCCCTGCTCGCCCACGTCGACGATCCGAACCCGCGCGTCAGGTTCCAGTTGCTGGCCACGCTCGGATCGCTCTCGACGCCGGCGTCGCTGGCCGCGCAGGAGCAGCTCCTGCTCCGTGACATCGAGGACGAATGGGTGCAGGTAGCCGCGCTCAGCGCCTCGTCGGATCGCGCCGCGGCGTACTTCGCACGAGCCGTTGCGCCGGGATCGCCGTTCACGGCGGCGGAGTCGCCGGGACGCGCACGCTTCTTCGACAGGCTCGGCGGCGTCCTCGCCGCGCGACAGCGGGCCGACGAGCTCACGACGGCCATCGCCGCGGTGAACGATGCGGCGGCCACCGGCGAGTGGTGGCGCGCGTCGCTCCTCGAAGGCATCGCGCGCGGCGTCACCAGCGCCGATCGGCGCGCGCTCGCCGGCAGTCAGGTCACCCTGCTCGCGATGGCGACGGGGGATCGGCCGCGGCTGCGGCGGGCGGCAGTGACGCTGCTCACAGCAGCGGGCGTCGAGGCAGGTCCCGCGACGACGACGGCGCTGGCCACTGCCACGCGCGTCGCGAAGGATGCGAAAGCCACGGCCGACGCACGCGTCGATGCGATCGCGCTGCTCGCGCTCGTGAACCCCGCCGCGTCACAGTCGCTCTTCGAGGCGGTGATCGGCCCCGGCGAACCGGACGCCGTGCAGGTCGCCGGCGTGTCGGCCCTCGGCCGCATCCCCGGCGCGGAGACGCCCGCATTCCTGCTCGCGCACTGGCCGGCGATGTCGACGGCCGTGCGCACGCGGGCAGCCACGGTGATCCTCGCGCGGCGCGAAGGATCGGTCGCCATGCTCGACGCACTCCAGCAGGGCACCGTGAAGCGCTGGATGCTGAACTTCGGGCACACGCGCAGCCTCATCATGCATCGCGACGAGAGTATCCGCGCGCGGGCGCGCACGGTGCTGGAGGAAGCCCCCGAAGCGCGTGCCGCCAGGCTCGAACGGTACGCCGCGGCACTCGGCGGACGCGGAGAAGCCGCGCGTGGCGAAGCGGTGTTCGTGACGCACTGCGCGATGTGCCATCAGGTGGACGGTCGCAACGGCGTGGAGATCGGCCCAGATCTCTCCACGGTCAGGCACCAGCCCATGCCCGTGCTGCTCGCCAACATACTCGAACCGAATCGCTCGATCGCGCAGCACTACGAGACATACGCCGTCGAACGAACGTCTGGCGATCCGCTCGTCGGCGTGATCGGCGAGCAGTCGCCCACGAGCATCACGTTCAGGCAGGGCCCCGGCGTGACGACAACCGTCAGGCGCGCAGACATCAGGACGATGAGCGTGGTGCCGCAGTCGATCATGCCGGAGTCGTTCGCCGAGCAGATCTCGCCGGAGGAAATGGCAGACCTGCTCGTGTTCCTCACGTCGTCGCCACGACAGGTCCCTGCGCCCGCGACGCCGGTATCCGCGGGAGCGGCACTCCCCGACGCCGCCACGGCCACGCCGGCGGCCATCGCCGCGGCGCTGCTCGACGACACGCGCGACCGCCAGGCCCGCGACACGCTGGCGCGCGACGCGGCACCGCGCGCGAGCGCCGTGGTGCAGGCACTCGTCGCCGGACTGCCCGACAACGACGAGACCGAGGAGTATCGGCGCATCCCGTGGATCTGGCGCGTGGCGGTGGCCGCCGGCCGCGCGGTGAACGAGCCCGCGTTGATCGCCCTCATGGATGCGTCGATGCCCGTTGTCGGTGAACCCCTGCGCGACTGGCAGGCCGTGGTGCTCGGCGGCGGCGTGGTGATGGGACTGTCGCAGGCGGGCACGTGGCCGGGTGACGTGATGGCGCCGTGGCTCGCGCGGAACGCCACGCGCGCCGCGCGCTGGCAGCGCTCGCTCGACCTCGCCGTCGCGATGGTCGACGAGGCACGCGTGCGCAACGGAACGCGGTACGACGCGCAGCGGATGCTGGCGGTACTGCCGTGGGAGCGCGCCGGCGGTCAGCTCACGCGCTACCTCTCGAAGGAGGTCGACGCGGAACTCCAGATGGGCGCAATCGCCGGCCTGGCCGACATGCAGGACGCCCGCGCGGCAGACGCCCTCGCCGCGCACATGGCGGAGTACACCGAGCGCAACCGCGCAATCGCCATCGACGGCCTCCTGAAGACCGACGCCGGACGCACGCGCCTGAAGACCGGCCTCACGAGCGGCACCGTCTCCTCCGCGTGGCTGACCCCAGAGCAGCGAGCCAAGCTCGAGCGGTAG
- a CDS encoding TIM barrel protein has translation MGPRPAGAPSAAMQSREEAARAAQAEIEKNPNAKEALRVAEAATKARANLPNADEMKKKYGELTLLDFPQFTKDTFPGVTRMDIFSGFFGDIKDDSMFFTNANGRPGGFDPLSPSGRKWLDQLANTCVKTGTYVQHVSNNAPNGLADYGSPEADARRKAGVDLAKRWLEGCKVLGVKSMRMNSPQALGPSIRPNAVPRGPGDGYPRNIDLIPLLEAAIESHKEMADYGGKLGIRVTIENHWGLAADPQIIRTIIDEVNHPYCEASPDFCNWEHEYNLVNGLRALAPYSHTNCHAKYWDRWGDRNDVQRGVRIMLSAGYRGTFALEYEQGPHDGVQGALYLYREVLAALTSPATVVGDE, from the coding sequence ATGGGGCCGCGCCCGGCAGGCGCGCCGTCGGCCGCCATGCAGAGCCGCGAGGAAGCCGCGCGCGCCGCGCAGGCCGAGATCGAGAAGAACCCCAACGCGAAGGAAGCCCTGCGCGTGGCCGAGGCCGCGACAAAGGCCCGCGCGAACCTGCCCAACGCCGACGAGATGAAGAAGAAGTACGGCGAGCTCACGCTCCTGGACTTCCCGCAGTTCACCAAGGACACGTTCCCTGGCGTCACCCGGATGGACATCTTCTCGGGGTTCTTCGGCGACATCAAGGACGACAGCATGTTCTTCACCAACGCCAACGGGCGTCCTGGTGGATTCGATCCGCTGAGCCCGTCGGGCCGCAAGTGGCTTGACCAGCTCGCCAACACGTGCGTCAAGACGGGCACGTACGTGCAGCACGTCTCCAACAACGCGCCCAACGGCCTGGCCGACTACGGGTCGCCCGAAGCCGACGCGCGTCGCAAGGCTGGCGTGGACCTCGCCAAGCGCTGGCTCGAGGGCTGCAAGGTGCTCGGCGTGAAGTCGATGCGCATGAACTCGCCGCAGGCGCTCGGGCCGAGCATCCGTCCCAACGCCGTGCCGCGTGGGCCGGGCGACGGCTATCCGCGCAACATCGACCTGATCCCGCTGCTCGAAGCCGCCATCGAATCGCACAAGGAGATGGCCGACTACGGCGGCAAGCTGGGCATCCGGGTGACCATCGAGAACCACTGGGGTCTGGCGGCGGACCCGCAGATCATCAGGACGATCATCGATGAGGTGAACCACCCGTACTGCGAGGCCTCGCCCGACTTCTGCAACTGGGAGCACGAGTACAACCTCGTGAACGGCCTGCGCGCGCTGGCACCGTACTCGCACACCAACTGCCACGCGAAGTACTGGGATCGCTGGGGCGATCGCAACGACGTGCAGCGCGGCGTGCGCATCATGCTGTCTGCCGGCTACCGCGGCACGTTCGCGCTCGAGTACGAGCAGGGCCCGCACGATGGCGTGCAGGGCGCGCTGTACCTCTACCGCGAGGTGCTCGCCGCCCTGACCTCGCCCGCCACCGTGGTGGGCGACGAGTAG